A genomic window from Dechloromonas sp. A34 includes:
- a CDS encoding pilus assembly PilX family protein, with amino-acid sequence MKMSLSAVHSQKGISLVVSLLILVMVTLLALSVVNTSIFEERMAGNTRDRSLAFESAEYAMREAQSFLSAAVLPPFTTTGGSTGGYYRDLNTSPTGQTEEVYWRDNHNWTANSVAATKVSGVLSGQTQPRYVIEEYPAISCVGYSKKWPPPPPRNVYKITARGQGGLPNRW; translated from the coding sequence ATGAAAATGTCTCTCTCGGCTGTGCATTCCCAAAAAGGGATATCGCTGGTGGTTTCGCTGTTGATCTTGGTCATGGTTACCCTGCTGGCGTTGAGCGTGGTCAATACCAGCATCTTCGAGGAACGCATGGCCGGGAATACCCGTGATCGCTCCCTTGCTTTCGAGTCAGCCGAATACGCCATGCGCGAGGCGCAGAGTTTCCTGTCGGCTGCCGTATTGCCGCCATTTACTACTACCGGCGGATCGACTGGCGGTTACTACCGCGATTTGAATACATCTCCGACCGGCCAGACAGAAGAGGTTTACTGGCGTGACAACCACAATTGGACAGCCAATTCGGTCGCCGCGACGAAAGTATCTGGTGTGTTAAGCGGCCAGACGCAACCCCGCTATGTTATCGAGGAATACCCGGCCATTTCCTGTGTCGGTTATTCAAAGAAGTGGCCACCGCCGCCGCCACGGAACGTTTACAAGATTACGGCGCGTGGGCAGGGCGGACTACCGAATCGGTGGTGA
- the pilV gene encoding type IV pilus modification protein PilV, with the protein MKFGQKQNGISLIEILVSIVIISFGLLGVAGLLTTGLKSTQGSQVRTQASFMAYDMADRMRTNREVARDGQYATAASATNAIAVADKADWKTAVETLPAGVGTVTMNNTSFFTITIEWDDSKVAGGSATQQFVFVGEL; encoded by the coding sequence ATGAAATTTGGCCAAAAACAAAACGGGATCAGTCTGATCGAAATCCTGGTATCCATTGTCATCATCAGCTTTGGATTGTTGGGCGTCGCCGGATTGCTGACGACCGGCCTGAAGAGCACGCAGGGCTCGCAAGTACGGACTCAGGCAAGCTTCATGGCCTATGACATGGCTGACCGAATGCGCACCAATCGGGAGGTGGCGCGCGATGGTCAGTACGCAACCGCGGCAAGCGCTACCAATGCAATTGCTGTTGCTGACAAGGCGGATTGGAAAACCGCTGTCGAAACCTTGCCAGCGGGTGTTGGTACGGTAACCATGAACAACACGAGCTTCTTCACAATCACCATCGAGTGGGATGATTCCAAGGTGGCAGGTGGAAGCGCGACCCAGCAATTCGTTTTTGTCGGAGAGCTCTGA
- a CDS encoding GspH/FimT family pseudopilin, with product MKIAHSSKPSVSGFTLIELMIAVALLGILLTLAMPSFSDMIRRMRIESAANSLSVALATARSEAVKRGRNISVCKSANSSACTTSGDWSTGWVIYATAGTPIKAFDAPSGG from the coding sequence ATGAAAATCGCGCATTCGAGCAAACCTTCGGTGAGTGGGTTTACGCTCATTGAACTGATGATTGCCGTCGCCTTGCTGGGGATTCTATTGACTCTGGCTATGCCCTCGTTCTCCGACATGATTCGCCGGATGCGCATCGAGAGTGCTGCAAACAGCTTGTCTGTGGCACTGGCGACGGCGCGTAGCGAGGCAGTCAAACGCGGCAGGAATATATCCGTTTGCAAGAGTGCTAACAGTAGTGCCTGTACAACCAGTGGTGATTGGTCGACCGGTTGGGTCATTTACGCGACGGCGGGTACGCCGATCAAGGCCTTCGATGCGCCGAGCGGGGGCTGA
- the ispH gene encoding 4-hydroxy-3-methylbut-2-enyl diphosphate reductase has protein sequence MQVILANPRGFCAGVERAIAIVERALEKFGAPIYVRHEVVHNKFVCDDLRAKGAVFIEELSEVPAGSTVIFSAHGVSKAVREEAEQRGLKVFDATCPLVTKVHVEVGKMRHQAREVVMIGHKGHPEVEGTMGQSGDGMYLVETAEDVKHLAVNSPGQLSFVTQTTLSVDDATVVIAALQEQFPDIQGPKKDDICYATQNRQDAVKTLAEQCDLVIVVGSQNSSNSRRLREVAASRGVESYLVDGADEVQSEWLVGKLNVGVTAGASAPEILVRNVIECIKKMTGAEEVQMAGVNEDVSFPLPRELGTIPAR, from the coding sequence ATGCAAGTCATCCTCGCCAATCCCCGCGGCTTCTGCGCCGGCGTCGAACGCGCCATCGCCATCGTCGAACGCGCCCTGGAGAAATTCGGGGCACCGATCTATGTGCGCCACGAAGTCGTGCACAACAAGTTCGTCTGCGACGACCTGCGCGCCAAGGGGGCGGTGTTCATCGAGGAATTGAGCGAAGTACCGGCTGGTAGCACGGTCATCTTCAGCGCCCATGGAGTTTCCAAGGCAGTGCGCGAGGAAGCAGAGCAGCGCGGCCTGAAGGTATTCGACGCCACCTGCCCGTTGGTCACCAAGGTTCATGTCGAAGTCGGCAAGATGCGCCATCAGGCCCGCGAAGTGGTCATGATTGGTCACAAGGGGCATCCCGAGGTCGAAGGCACGATGGGGCAGAGCGGGGATGGCATGTATCTGGTTGAAACGGCCGAAGATGTCAAACATCTGGCTGTGAACTCACCAGGCCAGCTTTCCTTCGTCACCCAGACCACACTGTCCGTGGATGACGCCACGGTTGTGATCGCGGCCCTGCAGGAACAGTTTCCCGACATTCAAGGGCCCAAAAAGGACGATATCTGCTACGCCACTCAAAATCGGCAAGATGCGGTAAAAACGCTTGCCGAGCAGTGTGACCTGGTTATCGTGGTCGGGAGCCAGAACAGTTCCAATTCGCGCCGTCTGCGTGAAGTTGCGGCCAGCCGTGGTGTCGAGTCTTATCTCGTGGATGGTGCGGATGAAGTGCAATCCGAGTGGCTGGTAGGGAAGCTAAATGTTGGTGTTACCGCAGGGGCTTCGGCGCCGGAAATCCTTGTCAGAAATGTCATCGAGTGCATCAAGAAAATGACCGGGGCTGAAGAAGTTCAGATGGCAGGCGTAAATGAAGACGTTTCTTTTCCCCTGCCTCGTGAGTTGGGGACAATTCCCGCGCGCTAG
- a CDS encoding FKBP-type peptidyl-prolyl cis-trans isomerase, which translates to MTTVRPDSYLTLHYRISTLDGDEFLSTFDMSPATLQMGSGQLAENLESVLIGLPAHERFVFQLEPNEAFGQHNARLVERIALSGLPAGMELKENSVVEFTAPNGGTFAGFLRELDATHALFDFNHPMAGKTICFEVEIIGIM; encoded by the coding sequence ATGACGACGGTCCGTCCCGACAGTTACCTGACCCTGCATTACCGCATTTCGACGCTCGATGGCGACGAGTTCCTGTCCACCTTCGACATGAGCCCGGCAACGCTGCAGATGGGCAGCGGCCAACTCGCCGAGAACCTGGAGTCGGTGCTGATCGGCTTGCCGGCCCATGAACGTTTCGTTTTTCAGCTCGAACCGAATGAAGCCTTCGGTCAGCACAACGCGCGGCTGGTCGAACGGATCGCGCTCAGCGGTCTGCCGGCCGGCATGGAACTGAAAGAGAATTCCGTCGTCGAATTCACCGCCCCGAATGGCGGTACCTTCGCGGGCTTCCTGCGTGAGCTGGATGCGACGCACGCGCTCTTCGACTTCAATCACCCGATGGCCGGCAAGACGATCTGCTTCGAGGTGGAAATTATCGGAATCATGTAA
- the lspA gene encoding signal peptidase II yields the protein MPDAKRWYGLAGLVIVLDQLSKWLVLENIRFGEVIYVAPFWNWVLTYNPGAAFSFLADQPGWQRWFFTILALGVSGWIAFMLRQHPQQKLLSLALALVMGGALGNVIDRVRFGAVVDFIQWHAAGFYWPAFNVADSAITVGAILLVFEQLTGAGKNNEEKKP from the coding sequence ATGCCTGATGCGAAGCGCTGGTACGGACTGGCCGGGCTGGTCATCGTCCTCGATCAGCTCAGCAAGTGGCTGGTCCTGGAAAATATCCGCTTCGGCGAGGTGATCTATGTCGCGCCGTTCTGGAACTGGGTCCTGACCTATAACCCGGGTGCTGCCTTCAGTTTCCTGGCCGACCAGCCGGGCTGGCAGCGCTGGTTCTTTACGATCCTGGCGCTGGGTGTTTCGGGCTGGATCGCCTTCATGCTGCGTCAGCATCCGCAGCAGAAGCTGCTTTCGCTGGCCTTGGCGCTGGTCATGGGCGGGGCGCTGGGCAACGTCATCGACCGCGTGCGCTTCGGGGCGGTGGTCGATTTCATTCAATGGCATGCCGCCGGCTTCTACTGGCCGGCCTTCAACGTGGCGGATTCCGCCATCACGGTCGGTGCGATTCTGCTGGTTTTCGAGCAGTTGACCGGCGCCGGCAAGAATAACGAAGAGAAAAAACCATGA